One Ricinus communis isolate WT05 ecotype wild-type chromosome 1, ASM1957865v1, whole genome shotgun sequence DNA window includes the following coding sequences:
- the LOC8271819 gene encoding succinate dehydrogenase assembly factor 1, mitochondrial, with product MVVSRGTKLSGMQKQVLSLYRSFLRAARLKSPEDRRQIESLVSAEFRRNSKEVDRKNFLYIEYLIRRGRKQLDQLKSPGILGLSSFNLDRTKP from the coding sequence ATGGTAGTTTCTAGAGGGACAAAGCTGTCAGGAATGCAAAAGCAAGTATTAAGTCTATACAGATCATTTCTACGAGCTGCTCGATTGAAGTCCCCAGAGGATCGCCGCCAGATTGAATCGCTTGTATCGGCCGAATTTCGCCGAAACTCGAAGGAAGTTGATCGTAAGAATTTCCTTTATATCGAATATTTGATTCGCCGTGGTAGAAAGCAGCTTGATCAGCTGAAGAGTCCCGGTATTCTTGGATTATCTTCTTTTAATCTTGATCGTACTAAGCCGTAA
- the LOC125369749 gene encoding uncharacterized mitochondrial protein AtMg00810-like, whose protein sequence is MSEFEMTDLGLMHYFLGLEVIQSYAGIFMCQRRYVQDILTKFQMQDCNPVYTPAETSLKLVKDPDGVKIDSTLYKQIVGSLMYLTSTRPDIMFVVSLISRFMKNPTEMHLMAAK, encoded by the coding sequence atGTCTGAATTTGAAATGACTGATCTCGGCTTGATGCATTATTTTTTGGGCTTGGAAGTTATTCAATCTTATGCAGGCATTTTTATGTGTCAAAGGAGATATGTGCAGGACATCTTAACCAAATTTCAGATGCAAGACTGTAATCCAGTTTACACACCAGCTGAGACGAGTTTAAAGCTTGTTAAAGACCCAGATGGAGTAAAGATTGATAGCACTCTTTACAAGCAAATTGTTGGAAGTTTAATGTACTTAACTTCAACAAGGCCTGACATCATGTTTGTTGTAAGTCTCATCAGCAGATTCATGAAAAATCCAACGGAGATGCATCTCATGGCTGCGAAATGA
- the LOC8271834 gene encoding kinesin-like protein KIN-14O isoform X2: MNSTSDHLTQKFGRINSSRFSGSSDIFEPTITRINSIETKQQTLIEWINGILPSFNLPSKASTEELRASLIDGTVLLQILNKLRPGSVTEGGGSDHSSSSRSENVKKFLANMDELAIPRFEISDLEKGSMKTVTDCLLTLRAQSGHAGDNLSTTSASTKGGSPHGPTSPRSAEEKQKISPESKFQLASRSSLMTDTPTALMHHVGHKFHEVFQLKQGRYADLSAAKISEMMKSNSLDNAPTQSLLSVVNGILDESIERKNGEIPHRVACLLRKVVQEIERRISTQAEHLRTQNNLFKAREEKFQSRIRVLEALASGNGEETGFSAGQLRQIKSEKSKTDEKKKFEEEDVMRLMKEKEQTDLEFSMLKRELEIAKKALELEKSKMDEKRKLGDEDLTRLMKEKEETDLALSSLKQELQITKKTLELEKSKMNEEMKNGGDDVLRLMKEKEQTNIELSMLKRELEIANRTHEHEKSKIYEKRKTEEEDAIKLEKEKERINVELSALKQELKIAKEKHELHCLQMEKDAKDVREELEARIKELGSLLEDSRSKVKVLEVYSESKQQLWKKKELIFQNLVEFQLGALQELRLSSDGIKREILRTQRSYSEDFNSLGLKFRALVDASENYHLVLAENRKMFNELQDLKGNIRVYCRIRPLLKEHAGKNTTIEHIGENGELIVANPSKQGKDGHRLFRFNIVYGSDSTQAEVFSDTQPLIRSVLDGYNVCIFAYGQTGSGKTYTMTGPDGATEEEWGVNYRALNDLFNISQRRSTSFMYEVGVQMFEIYNEQLRDLLANDGSQKRLGIKTIPQPNGLAVPDAILHPVTSTSDVIQLMEIGLNNRAVGATALNERSSRSHSVVSIHVRGKDLKTGSNLQGNLHLVDLAGSERVDRSEVTGDRLKEAQHINKSLSALGDVIFALAQKSSHIPYRNSKLTQLLQSSLGGQAKTLMFVQLNPDVTSYSETMSTLKFAERVSGVELGAAKSSKDGNVRELMEQVASLKDTIAKKDGEIERLQLLKDLKNAYPGVNGDKQGTGLSKYAYSEYSDKHPETDLHSQQSMEDIKQENRFHRQLKFSRGDTNKDVAAADVELLGYSDGDRDDRSSDFSDGGLSDGLTDESTKLSDRSEKTRVASRVRSLQKLGQTTTTASRESLRGSTSVKKTASSSSLGARPPRRWQ, encoded by the exons ATGAATTCAACATCAGATCATCTCACACAAAAATTTGGAAGAATCAACAGCTCAAGGTTTTCTGGTAGTTCAGATATTTTTGAACCAACTATAACACGCATCAATAGCATTGAGA CAAAGCAGCAAACATTGATAGAGTGGATAAATGGTATTCTCCCTAGTTTCAATTTGCCATCAAAAGCTTCAACTGAGGAGTTAAGAGCCTCCTTGATTGATGGAACTGTTCTACTTCAAATTCTAAACAAGCTTAGACCCGGTTCTGTGACTGAG ggGGGTGGCTCAGATCATTCTTCATCATCACGTTCGGAAAATGTTAAAAAGTTTTTGGCAAATATGGATGAACTGGCGATCCCCCGATTTGAAATATCAGACCTAGAGAAG GGATCAATGAAGACAGTAACAGATTGCCTTCTGACTCTTAGAGCACAATCTGGGCATGCAGGAGATAATTTATCCACCACTAGCGCAAGTACAAAAGGTGGAAGTCCTCATGGACCTACTTCTCCAAGATCTGCAGAAGAAAAGCAGAAGATTTCGCCAGAGTCAAAGTTCCAACTAGCTTCGCGGAGTTCTTTGATGACAG ATACACCAACTGCATTGATGCATCATGTTGGACATAAATTCCATGAGGTGTTTCAGTTGAAACAAGGGCGCTATGCAGATCTTTCTGCTGCAAAGATTTCAGAGATGATGAAATCCAACAGTTTGGAT AATGCCCCAACTCAGTCTCTTTTGAGTGTTGTGAACGGAATTCTGGATGAAAGcattgaaagaaagaatggAGAAATACCCCAT CGTGTAGCTTGCCTTTTGAGAAAAGTTGTACAGGAGATTGAACGACGTATATCAACTCAAGCAGAGCACTTAAGAACT CAAAACAACCTGTTCAAGGCTCGTGAGGAGAAGTTCCAGTCAAGAATCAGAGTGCTTGAAGCCCTTGCTTCTGGGAATGGTGAAGAGACTGGG TTTTCTGCTGGCCAGCTTCGACAAATAAAG AGCGAGAAGTCCAAAACggatgaaaagaagaaatttgaaGAGGAAGATGTGATGAGATTGATGAAAGAGAAGGAGCAAACTGATCTTGAATTTTCAATGCTGAAGAGAGAACTGGAAATAGCCAAAAAAGCACTTGAGCTTGAGAAGTCCAAAATGGATGAGAAAAGGAAACTTGGGGATGAAGATCTGACAAGATTGatgaaagagaaagaggaaaCAGATCTTGCACTTTCATCACTGAAGCAAGAATTACAGATAACCAAAAAGACACTCGAACTTGAGAAGTCTAAAATGAATGAGGAAATGAAAAATGGAGGTGACGATGTATTAAGATTGATGAAAGAGAAGGAGCAAACAAACATTGAACTCTCAATGTTGAAGCGAGAATTAGAAATAGCCAATAGGACACATGAACATGAGAAGTCCAAAATAtacgagaaaagaaaaactgaggAGGAAGATGCCATTAAATTGGAGAAAGAGAAGGAGCGAATAAATGTCGAACTATCAGCACTAAAGCAAGAACTTAAAATAGCGAAAGAGAAACATGAACTTCATTGCTTGCAAATGGAAAAAGATGCTAAGGATGTTAGAGAAGAGCTTGAGGCAAGGATAAAAGAGCTTGGGAGCCTCTTGGAAGATTCAAGGAGCAAGGTGAAAGTGCTTGAGGTATATTCCGAGTCAAAACAACAGCtgtggaaaaagaaagaactcaTTTTCCAGAATTTGGTGGAGTTTCAGTTAGGTGCATTGCAG GAATTGAGGTTGTCTTCAGATGGCATCAAGCGTGAAATCTTGAGAACACAAAGGAGCTACTCGGAGGATTTTAATTCCCTAG GGTTAAAATTTAGAGCATTAGTTGATGCAAGTGAGAACTATCATTTAGTTCTTGCTGAAAATCGGAAAATGTTCAATGAGTTGCAGGATTTAAAAG GAAACATCAGAGTTTATTGTCGGATAAGGCCATTGCTGAAAGAGCATGCTGGGAAAAACACAACAATAGAGCATATTGGCGAAAATGGAGAGCTGATTGTTGCAAATCCCTCCAAACAAGGGAAGGATGGCCATCGATTATTTAGGTTTAATATAGTCTATGGTTCCGATTCTACTCAAG CGGAGGTATTTTCAGACACTCAGCCTTTGATACGCTCCGTTCTTGATGGATATAATGTTTGTATATTTGCTTATGGACAGACTGGTTCGGGGAAAACCTACACGATG ACTGGTCCTGATGGAGCAACTGAAGAAGAATGGGGGGTCAACTATCGAGCTCTCAATGATCTTTTCAACATCTCACAGAGAAGGAGCACCTCCTTTATGTATGAAGTTGGGGTGCAAatgtttgaaatatataacgAACAATTGCGTGATTTACTAGCAAATGATGGTTCACAGAAAAG ACTAGGGATTAAGACTATTCCCCAACCTAATGGGTTAGCTGTACCTGATGCAATCTTGCATCCTGTGACATCAACTTCAGATGTCATACAATTAATGGAAATTGGACTAAACAACAGAGCTGTTGGTGCCACTGCATTGAATGAAAGAAGCAGTCGATCTCACAG TGTTGTCAGTATTCATGTTCGTGGAAAGGACTTGAAAACTGGTTCCAATTTGCAAGGTAATCTTCATTTGGTGGATCTAGCAGGAAGTGAAAGGGTGGATCGCTCAGAGGTAACAGGAGACAGACTTAAAGAAGCACAACATATAAACAAATCCTTATCTGCCCTTGGAGATGTCATTTTTGCTCTTGCACAAAAGAGTTCACACATACCCTATAGAAATAGCAAGCTTACTCAACTCCTTCAATCCTCTCTAG GAGGTCAAGCGAAGACACTTATGTTTGTGCAGCTTAATCCTGATGTAACTTCATATTCTGAAACTATGAGTACCTTGAAGTTTGCAGAGAGAGTCTCTGGAGTTGAGCTGGGGGCAGCAAAAAGCAGTAAAGATGGCAATGTTAGAGAATTAATGGAGCAG GTGGCGTCTCTTAAAGATACAATTGCAAAGAAAGATGGGGAGATTGAGCGGCTGCAATTGCTCAAAGATCTAAAAAATGCATATCCTGGTGTAAATGGAGACAAGCAAGGAACAGGTCTGTCAAAGTATGCATATTCAGAATACAGTGACAAGCATCCTGAAACTGATCTCCACTCCCAACAGTCCATGGAAgatataaaacaagaaaatagaTTTCACAGGCAATTAAAATTCTCTAGGGGAGACACAAACAAGGATGTCGCAGCAGCAGATGTTGAACTATTAGGATATAGCGATGGAGATCGGGATGATAGATCGAGTGATTTTTCTGATGGCGGTCTTTCTGATGGATTAACAGATGAAAGCACAAAACTGTCTGATAGATCGGAGAA GACTAGAGTGGCGTCTAGGGTTCGGAGCCTACAAAAATTGGGGCAAACTACAACAACAGCCTCAAGAGAGTCGCTTAGAGGGTCAACAA GTGTCAAGAAAACTGCTAGTTCCAGCTCCCTTGGAGCCAGGCCTCCTAGGCGATGGCAGTAA
- the LOC8268608 gene encoding NADH dehydrogenase [ubiquinone] 1 beta subcomplex subunit 10-B, with product MGRKKGVAEFEETGPDDFDPSDPYKDPVAMLEMREHIVREKWIQIEKSKILREKLRWCYRIEGVNHLQKCRHLVQQYLDSTRGIGWGKDQRPPSLHGPKVEVAESE from the exons ATGGGGAGGAAGAAGGGAGTAGCAGAGTTCGAGGAGACGGGTCCGGATGACTTCGATCCGTCGGACCCGTACAAAGACCCGGTGGCGATGCTTGAAATGAGGGAGCATATAGTGAGAGAAAAATGGATCCAAATTGAAAAATCGAAGATCTTAAGAGAGAAGCTGAGATGGTGTTATCGCATCGAAGGCGTTAATCATCTCCAGAAATGTCGTCATCTTGTTCAACAGTATCTCGATTCCACTCGTGGTATTGGTTGGGGCAAAGACCAACGCCCTCCCTCCCTCCACg GTCCTAAGGTGGAGGTAGCTGAGTCTGAATGA
- the LOC8280381 gene encoding LOB domain-containing protein 40, with protein sequence MSAFSLSLSYRYNPPSLTSPFSTRFFLLSISKQISIQKSPKLYCFLVIPNNTMRLSCSGCRVLRKGCSDDCTIKPCLQWLNSPKSQANATLFLAKFYGRAGLINLINAGPQHLRPAIFKSLLYEACGRIVNPVYGSVGLLWTRNWQLCQAAVEAVLRGEPIKQISSSNELAINACEIRHVYKDDSLATMPAVSDQLHKIKRKPKSQFKRSASKPKLKVEPALEFEAETGLLSLSGLASHDSGVSWRPTIDSDSGEGDSMSAETVEASLAKLDEQADGSNVELELTLGLKRS encoded by the exons ATGTCCGCGTTCTCACTCTCTCTTTCTTATCGATATAACCCCCCTTCTCTAACCTCCCCATTTTCCACACGCTTCTTCCTCCTCTCCATCTCTAAACAAATCTCCATCCAAAAATCTCCCAAACTTTATTGCTTTTTAGTAATACCAAACAACACTATGCGGTTGAGTTGCAGTGGATGTCGAGTCTTACGCAAAGGCTGCAGTGATGACTGTACCATAAAACCTTGCCTTCAATGGCTCAATTCTCCCAAATCCCAAGCGAACGCCACTCTCTTTTTGGCTAAATTCTACGGTCGCGCCGGCCTTATCAACCTCATCAACGCTGGTCCTCAACATCTCCGTCCTG CAATTTTTAAATCACTACTGTACGAGGCTTGTGGGCGGATTGTAAACCCGGTTTACGGTTCAGTTGGGTTGTTATGGACTCGGAACTGGCAGCTCTGCCAGGCCGCTGTGGAAGCCGTTTTAAGAGGTGAGCCGATTAAGCAAATTTCATCATCTAATGAATTGGCTATCAACGCCTGCGAAATCCGCCACGTCTATAAGGATGATAGCTTAGCTACTATGCCTGCTGTTTCTGATCAGCTGCATAAAATCAAGCGTAAGCCTAAGAGCCAATTCAAGCGCTCGGCTTCTAAACCCAAGCTCAAAGTAGAGCCGGCTCTGGAGTTTGAGGCTGAGACAGGTTTATTGAGTCTAAGTGGGTTGGCGAGTCATGACTCAGGAGTGAGTTGGCGTCCGACCATTGACAGTGATAGTGGAGAAGGTGACAGCATGTCAGCTGAGACTGTGGAGGCTTCTTTGGCTAAGCTTGATGAGCAGGCTGATGGAAGTAATGTAGAGTTAGAGTTGACTTTAGGGTTGAAAAGAAGCTAG
- the LOC8271820 gene encoding ribulose bisphosphate carboxylase small subunit, chloroplastic produces the protein MASSMLSTATVASLNRASPAQASMVAPFTGLKSTSAFPVTRKTNTDITTLANNGGRVQCMQVWPPLGKKKFETLSYLPDLTREQLAKEVEYLLRKGWVPCLEFELEHGFVYRENARSPGYYDGRYWTMWKLPMFGCSDAVQVLKELDEAIKAYPNSFVRIIGFDNVRQVQCISFIAYKPPSFKDA, from the exons ATGGCTTCCTCAATGCTATCAACAGCAACTGTGGCTAGCCTCAACAGAGCCAGCCCTGCTCAAGCCAGCATGGTTGCACCATTCACTGGTCTCAAGTCCACCTCTGCTTTCCCAGTCACCCGCAAGACCAACACTGACATCACCACTTTGGCTAACAATGGCGGCAGAGTCCAGTGCATGCAG GTATGGCCTCCACTTGGGAAGAAGAAGTTCGAGACTCTCTCATACCTTCCTGACCTTACCCGTGAGCAATTGGCTAAGGAAGTCGAATACCTTCTCCGCAAGGGATGGGTTCCTTGCCTAGAGTTCGAGTTGGAG CACGGATTCGTGTACCGTGAAAACGCCAGGTCCCCAGGATACTACGATGGACGCTACTGGACCATGTGGAAGCTGCCCATGTTTGGCTGCAGTGACGCAGTTCAGGTGTTGAAGGAGCTCGATGAAGCCATTAAAGCTTACCCCAATTCCTTCGTTAGGATCATCGGTTTCGACAATGTCCGCCAAGTGCAATGCATCAGTTTCATTGCCTACAAGCCCCCCAGCTTTAAAGATGCTTAA
- the LOC8271834 gene encoding kinesin-like protein KIN-14M isoform X1 translates to MNSTSDHLTQKFGRINSSRFSGSSDIFEPTITRINSIETKQQTLIEWINGILPSFNLPSKASTEELRASLIDGTVLLQILNKLRPGSVTEGGGSDHSSSSRSENVKKFLANMDELAIPRFEISDLEKGSMKTVTDCLLTLRAQSGHAGDNLSTTSASTKGGSPHGPTSPRSAEEKQKISPESKFQLASRSSLMTDTPTALMHHVGHKFHEVFQLKQGRYADLSAAKISEMMKSNSLDNAPTQSLLSVVNGILDESIERKNGEIPHRVACLLRKVVQEIERRISTQAEHLRTQNNLFKAREEKFQSRIRVLEALASGNGEETGFSAGQLRQIKLDLLCSFLIDTSTSLPITCSEKSKTDEKKKFEEEDVMRLMKEKEQTDLEFSMLKRELEIAKKALELEKSKMDEKRKLGDEDLTRLMKEKEETDLALSSLKQELQITKKTLELEKSKMNEEMKNGGDDVLRLMKEKEQTNIELSMLKRELEIANRTHEHEKSKIYEKRKTEEEDAIKLEKEKERINVELSALKQELKIAKEKHELHCLQMEKDAKDVREELEARIKELGSLLEDSRSKVKVLEVYSESKQQLWKKKELIFQNLVEFQLGALQELRLSSDGIKREILRTQRSYSEDFNSLGLKFRALVDASENYHLVLAENRKMFNELQDLKGNIRVYCRIRPLLKEHAGKNTTIEHIGENGELIVANPSKQGKDGHRLFRFNIVYGSDSTQAEVFSDTQPLIRSVLDGYNVCIFAYGQTGSGKTYTMTGPDGATEEEWGVNYRALNDLFNISQRRSTSFMYEVGVQMFEIYNEQLRDLLANDGSQKRLGIKTIPQPNGLAVPDAILHPVTSTSDVIQLMEIGLNNRAVGATALNERSSRSHSVVSIHVRGKDLKTGSNLQGNLHLVDLAGSERVDRSEVTGDRLKEAQHINKSLSALGDVIFALAQKSSHIPYRNSKLTQLLQSSLGGQAKTLMFVQLNPDVTSYSETMSTLKFAERVSGVELGAAKSSKDGNVRELMEQVASLKDTIAKKDGEIERLQLLKDLKNAYPGVNGDKQGTGLSKYAYSEYSDKHPETDLHSQQSMEDIKQENRFHRQLKFSRGDTNKDVAAADVELLGYSDGDRDDRSSDFSDGGLSDGLTDESTKLSDRSEKTRVASRVRSLQKLGQTTTTASRESLRGSTSVKKTASSSSLGARPPRRWQ, encoded by the exons ATGAATTCAACATCAGATCATCTCACACAAAAATTTGGAAGAATCAACAGCTCAAGGTTTTCTGGTAGTTCAGATATTTTTGAACCAACTATAACACGCATCAATAGCATTGAGA CAAAGCAGCAAACATTGATAGAGTGGATAAATGGTATTCTCCCTAGTTTCAATTTGCCATCAAAAGCTTCAACTGAGGAGTTAAGAGCCTCCTTGATTGATGGAACTGTTCTACTTCAAATTCTAAACAAGCTTAGACCCGGTTCTGTGACTGAG ggGGGTGGCTCAGATCATTCTTCATCATCACGTTCGGAAAATGTTAAAAAGTTTTTGGCAAATATGGATGAACTGGCGATCCCCCGATTTGAAATATCAGACCTAGAGAAG GGATCAATGAAGACAGTAACAGATTGCCTTCTGACTCTTAGAGCACAATCTGGGCATGCAGGAGATAATTTATCCACCACTAGCGCAAGTACAAAAGGTGGAAGTCCTCATGGACCTACTTCTCCAAGATCTGCAGAAGAAAAGCAGAAGATTTCGCCAGAGTCAAAGTTCCAACTAGCTTCGCGGAGTTCTTTGATGACAG ATACACCAACTGCATTGATGCATCATGTTGGACATAAATTCCATGAGGTGTTTCAGTTGAAACAAGGGCGCTATGCAGATCTTTCTGCTGCAAAGATTTCAGAGATGATGAAATCCAACAGTTTGGAT AATGCCCCAACTCAGTCTCTTTTGAGTGTTGTGAACGGAATTCTGGATGAAAGcattgaaagaaagaatggAGAAATACCCCAT CGTGTAGCTTGCCTTTTGAGAAAAGTTGTACAGGAGATTGAACGACGTATATCAACTCAAGCAGAGCACTTAAGAACT CAAAACAACCTGTTCAAGGCTCGTGAGGAGAAGTTCCAGTCAAGAATCAGAGTGCTTGAAGCCCTTGCTTCTGGGAATGGTGAAGAGACTGGG TTTTCTGCTGGCCAGCTTCGACAAATAAAG CTCGATCTCCTTTGCTCTTTTCTTATTGACACTTCTACCAGTCTGCCAATAACatgt AGCGAGAAGTCCAAAACggatgaaaagaagaaatttgaaGAGGAAGATGTGATGAGATTGATGAAAGAGAAGGAGCAAACTGATCTTGAATTTTCAATGCTGAAGAGAGAACTGGAAATAGCCAAAAAAGCACTTGAGCTTGAGAAGTCCAAAATGGATGAGAAAAGGAAACTTGGGGATGAAGATCTGACAAGATTGatgaaagagaaagaggaaaCAGATCTTGCACTTTCATCACTGAAGCAAGAATTACAGATAACCAAAAAGACACTCGAACTTGAGAAGTCTAAAATGAATGAGGAAATGAAAAATGGAGGTGACGATGTATTAAGATTGATGAAAGAGAAGGAGCAAACAAACATTGAACTCTCAATGTTGAAGCGAGAATTAGAAATAGCCAATAGGACACATGAACATGAGAAGTCCAAAATAtacgagaaaagaaaaactgaggAGGAAGATGCCATTAAATTGGAGAAAGAGAAGGAGCGAATAAATGTCGAACTATCAGCACTAAAGCAAGAACTTAAAATAGCGAAAGAGAAACATGAACTTCATTGCTTGCAAATGGAAAAAGATGCTAAGGATGTTAGAGAAGAGCTTGAGGCAAGGATAAAAGAGCTTGGGAGCCTCTTGGAAGATTCAAGGAGCAAGGTGAAAGTGCTTGAGGTATATTCCGAGTCAAAACAACAGCtgtggaaaaagaaagaactcaTTTTCCAGAATTTGGTGGAGTTTCAGTTAGGTGCATTGCAG GAATTGAGGTTGTCTTCAGATGGCATCAAGCGTGAAATCTTGAGAACACAAAGGAGCTACTCGGAGGATTTTAATTCCCTAG GGTTAAAATTTAGAGCATTAGTTGATGCAAGTGAGAACTATCATTTAGTTCTTGCTGAAAATCGGAAAATGTTCAATGAGTTGCAGGATTTAAAAG GAAACATCAGAGTTTATTGTCGGATAAGGCCATTGCTGAAAGAGCATGCTGGGAAAAACACAACAATAGAGCATATTGGCGAAAATGGAGAGCTGATTGTTGCAAATCCCTCCAAACAAGGGAAGGATGGCCATCGATTATTTAGGTTTAATATAGTCTATGGTTCCGATTCTACTCAAG CGGAGGTATTTTCAGACACTCAGCCTTTGATACGCTCCGTTCTTGATGGATATAATGTTTGTATATTTGCTTATGGACAGACTGGTTCGGGGAAAACCTACACGATG ACTGGTCCTGATGGAGCAACTGAAGAAGAATGGGGGGTCAACTATCGAGCTCTCAATGATCTTTTCAACATCTCACAGAGAAGGAGCACCTCCTTTATGTATGAAGTTGGGGTGCAAatgtttgaaatatataacgAACAATTGCGTGATTTACTAGCAAATGATGGTTCACAGAAAAG ACTAGGGATTAAGACTATTCCCCAACCTAATGGGTTAGCTGTACCTGATGCAATCTTGCATCCTGTGACATCAACTTCAGATGTCATACAATTAATGGAAATTGGACTAAACAACAGAGCTGTTGGTGCCACTGCATTGAATGAAAGAAGCAGTCGATCTCACAG TGTTGTCAGTATTCATGTTCGTGGAAAGGACTTGAAAACTGGTTCCAATTTGCAAGGTAATCTTCATTTGGTGGATCTAGCAGGAAGTGAAAGGGTGGATCGCTCAGAGGTAACAGGAGACAGACTTAAAGAAGCACAACATATAAACAAATCCTTATCTGCCCTTGGAGATGTCATTTTTGCTCTTGCACAAAAGAGTTCACACATACCCTATAGAAATAGCAAGCTTACTCAACTCCTTCAATCCTCTCTAG GAGGTCAAGCGAAGACACTTATGTTTGTGCAGCTTAATCCTGATGTAACTTCATATTCTGAAACTATGAGTACCTTGAAGTTTGCAGAGAGAGTCTCTGGAGTTGAGCTGGGGGCAGCAAAAAGCAGTAAAGATGGCAATGTTAGAGAATTAATGGAGCAG GTGGCGTCTCTTAAAGATACAATTGCAAAGAAAGATGGGGAGATTGAGCGGCTGCAATTGCTCAAAGATCTAAAAAATGCATATCCTGGTGTAAATGGAGACAAGCAAGGAACAGGTCTGTCAAAGTATGCATATTCAGAATACAGTGACAAGCATCCTGAAACTGATCTCCACTCCCAACAGTCCATGGAAgatataaaacaagaaaatagaTTTCACAGGCAATTAAAATTCTCTAGGGGAGACACAAACAAGGATGTCGCAGCAGCAGATGTTGAACTATTAGGATATAGCGATGGAGATCGGGATGATAGATCGAGTGATTTTTCTGATGGCGGTCTTTCTGATGGATTAACAGATGAAAGCACAAAACTGTCTGATAGATCGGAGAA GACTAGAGTGGCGTCTAGGGTTCGGAGCCTACAAAAATTGGGGCAAACTACAACAACAGCCTCAAGAGAGTCGCTTAGAGGGTCAACAA GTGTCAAGAAAACTGCTAGTTCCAGCTCCCTTGGAGCCAGGCCTCCTAGGCGATGGCAGTAA